Genomic DNA from Immundisolibacter sp.:
CAAAGCCGCGCCTACAGGAACTGGGGAAGCGGAGGCCTCTGTGGGAGACCCGCCTTGGGGCCGAATGTTGGTGGGAAGATTCGCGGCGGGGCGCCGCTCCCACAGGACAACCATGGCTGCTTTAGGAATCAATCTCGATGCGGACGGGTCTTCGAATGCCACTGAGTGACAATCTGCAGTCTGTCCGTCGGGTCGGCAATGTGCTCGGCGCGCAGGTCGATGTCCTGTCGTGGGATGTCGCGCTGGAGCGCCTGCTCGGCTGGGCGCGGGCGCGCGAGTCGCGCTATGTGACGATCTGCAACGTGCACGTGGTGGTGAGCGCGGCGCAGGATGCGGCGTATCGCGACATCATCAACGGTTCCGACATGGCGACGCCGGACGGGGCGCCGGTGGCGTGGATGTTGCGCCGCCTGGGCTTTGCCGGGCAGTCGCGCATCAGCGGGCCGGATCTGATGTGGGCGCTGTGCGAGCGTGCGGCGCAGGAAAATTTGCCCATCTATTGCTATGGCAGCACCGAGGCGACGCTGGGTTTGTTGGAGCGGCGTTTGCGTGAGGCGTTTCCGGCGCTGCGGGTGGCGATGGAATCGCCGCCGTTCCGCGCGCTGACACCGCAGGAAGACGCGGCGGCGGTGGAGCGGATCAACGCCAGCGACACGGGCATTGTGTTCGTCGGCCTGGGCTGCCCCAAGCAGGAACGCTGGATAGCCGAGCACCGCGGGCGGGTGCAGGCGGTGATGATCGGCGTGGGCGCGGCCTTCGATTTCCACGCCGGGACCGTGCAACGGGCGCCGCTGTGGATGCAGCGCCGGGGGCTGGAGTGGCTGCACCGGCTGGC
This window encodes:
- a CDS encoding WecB/TagA/CpsF family glycosyltransferase → MPLSDNLQSVRRVGNVLGAQVDVLSWDVALERLLGWARARESRYVTICNVHVVVSAAQDAAYRDIINGSDMATPDGAPVAWMLRRLGFAGQSRISGPDLMWALCERAAQENLPIYCYGSTEATLGLLERRLREAFPALRVAMESPPFRALTPQEDAAAVERINASDTGIVFVGLGCPKQERWIAEHRGRVQAVMIGVGAAFDFHAGTVQRAPLWMQRRGLEWLHRLASEPRRLWRRYLVTNTLFVWLAAGQLWRSR